Proteins found in one Hyla sarda isolate aHylSar1 chromosome 7, aHylSar1.hap1, whole genome shotgun sequence genomic segment:
- the LOC130283135 gene encoding olfactory receptor 6C1-like — translation MSVQRSVGTEKRNGRANQGLKQQMQQGVFTASKSRSKGNNLQSTGNAFFFLLSLSSIHKDASQYISLTSLIIPKFLFTFVDIRRISFLQCMVQVYIFIALQSAELLILTVMSYDRYVAICNPFHYSYILNKKNCILLVALTWLISLLDPAPIINIMSHFPFLKSRVIDHLFCDLVPLLEMAHGDTSKVETLIVMEGGSIVVFSFVFTGISYILIIKVISKIPSSSGKHKAFSTCSSHLIVITILYLTLFLVYLKQPSKNNSHNTKPVSVLNTVMIQILNPLLYSLRNSEVKEAFHRCLGKANMINRHGGLLSLSLKSRKKRGNITNMKKKPAYLLQKV, via the exons ATGAGTGTGCAGAGGTCTGTGGGAACTGAAAAGCGCAATGGAAGAGCAAACCAGGGTTTGAAGCAGCAGATGCAGCAAGGAGTGTTCACTGCAAGCAAGAGCAGAAGCAAAGGAA ATAATCTCCAAAGCACTGGAAATGCTTTCTTTTTCTTACTGAGTTTATCTTCTATTCACAAGGATGCTTCTCAAT ATATCTCTTTAACCTCATTAATCATTCCTAAATTCCTATTCACTTTTGTTGACATAAGAAGAATATCCTTCTTACAATGTATGGTACAAGTGTATATTTTTATTGCTTTGCAATCTGCAGAGCTTCTGATACTAACAGTGATGTCCTATGATCGCTATGTAGCAATCTGTAACCCTTTTCactacagttatatcttaaataagAAAAACTGTATTTTACTTGTGGCTTTAACTTGGCTAATAAGCCTTCTAGATCCTGCTCCGATTATTAACATTATGTCACATTTTCCCTTTCTTAAGTCTCGTGTTATTGACCATTTGTTCTGCGACCTAGTACCCTTGTTGGAGATGGCCCATGGTGATACCTCTAAAGTGGAAACTTTAATAGTTATGGAAGGTGGAAGTATAGTTGTATTTTCCTTTGTTTTCACAGGTATATCCTATATTTTAATAATCAAGGTCATCTCCAAAATACCATCTTCTAGTGGGAAGCATAAAGCTTTTTCGACATGTTCATCCCACCTCATTGTCATTACGATACTCTACTTGACCTTGTTTTTAGTCTACTTGAAACAGCCCAGTAAAAATAATTCTCATAACACAAAACCAGTGTCTGTTCTAAATACAGTTATGATCCAAATTCTGAATCCTTTATTGTACAGCTTGAGAAACTCTGAAGTAAAAGAAGCTTTTCACAGATGTCTTGGAAAGGCCAATATGATCAACAGACATGGTGGACTTTTATCTTTAAGTCTCAAGTctagaaaaaaaaggggaaatatAACAAATATGAAAAAGAAACCAGCTTACTTGCTTCAGAAAGTCTGA